In the Patescibacteria group bacterium genome, AGGCAAAGGAGGCAAAACTCGGTACTACACCGAAAATAATAACCGCCAGCGCGACAACCATGAACTTTTTCATTCCACTTACCTTTCCCAAGACTTAAACGGTTTGCTTCGCATTATGCGAAACGCGAATACTATATGTTGTATTAATTTTTTAAGGATCAACAAAAAATGCGCTAATTTAAAATAATAACATATATAATTAATTATGTCAAGTAAAATCAGTAAAAAATCAATAAATGTTTTAAAAAAACCGGAGCTATATTAACAAAAGCCGCCGGCAGGAAGGGGCAAAAATACCCTAAATAAAAATTTTATTTTATGGCGCCATAAAATTTTTTCCACCTGATCTGGATAAAAATAAAGTAATAAACGCTTAGAATGGTGGCAATAACATTGGCGATAAAAACCGCTTCAAAAATAAAATTCCAGCGAAAAAAAATTAAAAGAAAAAATGGAATTACCACAATGGCTTTAAGGTAACTTAATTGGGCGCGGGGACAAAGAATCCAGTCGGATTTTTTAAATTCCCGCTTTTTTATTATTCCCAGAAGATAAGCAACGGCGATAATAAAAATGTTATAAGCCAGAGGCGTTAAATTTTCTCTGAATTTAAATAACGCTAAAATGGTAAATGAATAAACCACGGAATCCGTGAAAATATCAAGAAACTTCCCGCGATCAGAAGCCTTGTTCTGGAATCTTGCCAGCGCCCCGTCAAAAATATCCAAAAGCAAAATAAAAACAAGAAATAAAGAGGCAAAGAATTCTTCGCCGTAGTAGAACCAAAATAAAAAAACTACTCCCCCCAAAAGCCTAAAATTGGTCAAGATATTGGCGCTTAAACCAAACCGATGAAGAAGAATAAGTAATGGTTTCAAAATAATGCCCTGATATCCCTGAAATTTTAAATTAAGGTTATCGGCAAAATCCTTTCTCTCGTCCGCTAACATAATGAAATTTTAAAATTAAAATAGACTCCGGCCGGTCATTTCATCCGGTTTGGGCAAACCCATTATTTTCAGCGCTGTCGGCGCCACATCGGATAAAATTCCCTGCGGCTTAACCAGGCTTAGATCGCTGCCCGGAATTTCTTTAAAACCTATGGTTTTCCCCTCAAACTGCTTTCCGATGAGGATAAAAGGCACGGGATTGGCCGTATGCTCTTTGTCTATCATTCCGGTTTGCATATTAAACATCATCTCGGCGTTGCCGTGGTCAGCCGTCACTAATAACGCTCCGTCTTTGTCTAAAACTTTTTTGCTTATTTTGCCCAAGCAGTTGTCAATGGTTTCAACCGCCTTGACAGCCGCTTCTAAATTTCCGGTATGGCCAACCATGTCCGGATTGTCAAAATTAACCAGAATAAAATCATAAGCTTCATTGTCTATGGCCTTTATAACTTTTTCCGCGACTTCAGGGGCCGACATTTCCGGCTTTAGATCATAGCTGGCAACCGCCGGCGACGGCACTAATTCATGGTCCTCGCCCTCGCTCCTCTCTTCTCGGCCGCCATTAAAAAAATAGGTAACATGGGCGTATTTTTCCGTTTCCGCGATTCGCAGTTGTTTTAAATTATTCTTGGAAATTACCTCGCCCAGAGTATTGGTTATAATTTCCGGCAGGAAGGCGATTTCCATCGGCAAACTTTTTTCGTATTCAGTAAAACCGGCAAAAAACAGCTTATTCAGGTACTTCCAGCCGGCAAATTTGTTAAAGCTTGGCAAGACAAAAGCTTTGGTAATTTGCCTGGCCCGATCCGGCCGAAAATTGAAAAAAATAACTGCATCGCCGTTTTCTATCTTCGCCACCGGCTGCCCTTTTTCCATGATTACCGCAGGCACAAATTCCTCATCATATATTTTTTTCTTATAACTCTCTTCCAGAATTTTTATAGCATCTTCGCCCTGATTGCCCTTGCCTTCGGCAATTGCCGCATAAGCCTTGGCCGTCCTGTCCCAATGGTTATCCCGGTCCATGGCGTAAAAACGGCCGGAAACCGTGGCAATTTTTCCCAAACCGCATTCAGCGATATAATGATTCAAATCCTTCATAAAACTCACGCCGCTGTTGTAGGGGGTGTCCCGACCGTCTAAAATAACGTGAATATAAGCCTCTTTGGCTTTCTTTTCTTTGGCCAAGGCCAATAAAGCGTATAAATGTTCAATTGAAGCATGGACGTTTCCGGAGGAAACTAACCCTAAAAAGTGTAATTTTCCGTTGTTGGTTTTCGCATGCTCAATCGCTTTCAAAAAAACCTCATTTTTATAAAAACTATTATCGCTGATTGCCTTGTTAACCCTGGGCAAATCCTGATAAATAATCCTGCCCAAACCTAGGTTAAGATGACCAACTTCGCTATTTCCGGCTTCGCCCCAGGGCAGGCCCACGGCTTCGCCGGAAGCTCGCAGAGTCATAGACGGATACTGGGCGACCAAACCGTTAAAATTAGGAGTGTTGGCCTGGCTAATGGCGTTGCCGGTATAGGGTTGGGTTATTCCCCAGCCGTCCAGGATAACCAAAATAACGGGCTTAGGCCTATTAATTTGCGTTTTGTTTGCTACCATAGACAAAAAATTTTTATTTTATTTTTATATTATTTTGTTATTTTGTTATTTTATTAAACTTTCTCCTGACATTTCCTTTGGTTTTTTTCTTCCCATCAATTCCAGAATCGTCGGCGCAATATCCCCCAAAACCCCGTCATCTTTCAATTTAATTTTATTACTCCCGCCGTATTTCTTGTTGACTATAACGAATGGCACCGGATTGGTTGAATGCTCGGTGTCAATTTCTTCGGTTTCCAAATTTATCATCTCCTCTATATTGCCGTGATCGGCGGTTATAACAACAGTCCCGCCGGCGCCCAGATAAGCTTTCACAATCCGCCCCAGGCATTTATCAACTTCGTGGCAGCACCTTATGCCCGCCTCTAGGTTTCCGGTATGGCCTATCATATCCGGCGCGGCAAAATTAAGAAGGATAAAATCATATTTTCTTTTCTCCAGACTATGAATGACCGTTTCGGTTAACTCTCTTGTTTTCATGGCCGGCGTGGCGTCATAGGATTTTACATCTGGGGAGGCGATAACCGCCTGGTCTTCGCCGTTAACCCGGCCGGAATAACCGCCGTTGAAAAAGTAAGTGACATGGGCGTATTTTTCCGTTTCCGCCAAATAAAGCTGTTTCATATCAGACAGTACCATAGGCAGGGTCTGCTTTAAATCCACGCTGGGAAAAGCGGACATAATGGAGTCTAAATCCGGGCCGAAATCAGTCATGGCCACAAAGCACAGGTTTTTTAAAACGATCGCCCTTTTAAATGACCCGGGATTATCTTCATTAAAATTCTTTTGGACGAAAACTTTGGCCAGTTGCCGGGCGCGGTCCGACCGCAGGTTAAAAAATATTACGCTGTCCCCTTCCTCTATCCGGCCGGCCGGATCTATTATGTAAGGTTCAATAAATTCATCGTTATCTCCTTTGTTATAACTTTCACTTATGGCTGTCCGCGCGTTTTTCGCTTCATGGCCTTTGCCCAAAAGCAAGGCTTCATAAGCCATTTTTGTCCTCTCCCATTTTTTCGTCCGGTCCATAGCGTAAAAACGCCCGATAATCGTGGCTACTTTCTCTTTGTTTTTGAAACTCCTCTCCATGTCTTCCACTAATTTTAAAGCCGCGTATTTCGGGGAATCGCGGCCGTCCGTAAATAAATGGAGATAAACATTATCAACTTTATTTTTTTCCAGCAAAGTCAACAGAGCTAAAATGTGATCCGGTTCGCTGTGGGCGCTCATGCCGTTGGAAAGCATGCCCATCAGATGCATTTTTGACTTGTTGGTTTTAGCATTCTTTATTGCTTCCATTAAAGCCGTATTCTTGAAAAAAGTTCCGTCGTTAATGCTTTTGCTTATTTTTACCGCGTCCTGCTCCACTACCCGGCCAGCCCCAATGTTCATATGCCCGGCTTCGCTGTTGCCGTCCTGTTTTGGCGGCAAACCCACATAACGGCCGTAGGCATGCAACTCCGTAAAGGGGTACTTTTTTGATATCCCGTCCATGGTGGGTGTGTCAGACAAAGTTACGGCATTGCCCTTGTTCGGTTTGGCTAGGCCCCAACCGTCTAAGATTACAAGTATCATAGGCAAACTACTAAAACTTTTTTGCTTATTTTTCATAGTTATTATTGTTATAAAACATTTTAATTTCTAAATTGCAATTTCTAATTAGAAATAATCAATAATCAAATTCCAAACAATAATCAATAAATAAACTTCAACAACCAAACCATTTGATTGTTGGTCATTGAATATTGCCCGCCCCGCTTCGCTTGGCGAGGCCGGGGAGATTTGTTTGATTATTGTCTGCCTGCCGGCAGGCAGGTTTCTTGGTTATTGGTTATTTAAAGTTTAGGTGAATTAAAAATTAGAAATTTATATCATACTCTCTATTTCCATCAACCGATTATATTTTGCCACCCTTTCTCCTCGTGATAATGATCCGGCTTTGATATAATCAGCCCCGATAGCAACCGCTAAATCCGCGATAAAGTCATCGCAAGTTTCCCCGCTCCTATGCGAAACCATCACCTTGTAATTATGCTTTTTGGCAAACTTCACGCAATCCATTGTTTCAGTAAGAGTCCCCACCTGATTCGGTTTTATCAAGATAGTGTTTGCCACTTTCTCTTTTAGGCCTCGACGCAAACGGTTAATATTGGTGGCGAACAAATCATCGCCAATAATAAGCATCTCTTCTCCGAGCTCTTTTGTCAACCCCCTCCAGCCTTCCCAATCGTCTTCAGCCAATCCGTCTTCCAAAGAGATAATCGGATATTTCCTGAACCATTCGTAATAAAGGCCGACCAGGGTATTGCTCGTGAAACTCGCCCGATCCAATCTGAAAATATATTTTTCCGCTTTTTTACTATAAAGTTCGGAAGAGCCGACATCAATTCCCAGCCCGACATCTTTTCCCGGCGTATACCCGGCCTCCAATACAGCCGCCAAGATAAGTTCAATCGCCTGTACTGACGAAACAATATCCGGGGCATAGCCGCCTTCATTGCCGACATCGGTGTCGAAATTGGCTCTTTTTAAAACCCGGCCCAATCTATGGAAAATTTCCGCTCCCATTCTAACTTTTTCTGAAAAGCTTACTTTCTTCATAGGCGCGATCATGAATTCTTGAAAATCCAGATTAGTATCAGCATGCTTCCCGCCGTTAAAAATATTAAAAAAGGGAGCCGGCAACTTATACTTCTTTGTCTCAAAATCGTGAGTCTCCGCTAAATATTGATACAGTTCTTTCTTAGCCGAAAGCGCGGAAACGCGAGCGCAAGCCAAGGAAACCGATAAAATAGCATTAGCTCCCAGCTTGCTTTTTTTCTCCGTGCCGTCAAGCTTGATCATTTCTTTATCAATTTTTTCCTGTTGACCAGGGTCTTTGCCAATCAAAATTTTTGAAATTTTATTGTTGACGTTTTCAACTGCCTTTAAGACCCCCAGCCCATCATATCTTTTTTTATCTCCATCGCGAAACTCCAAAGCCTCATGCTCCCCGGTAGAAGCTCCGGAAGGAACGCTGGCTTCAGCTGCCACTCCGTTATCCAGTTCAATTTTAGTTTCAATTGTCGGGTTTCCCCGGGAATCTAAAATTTCCCGCGCTATTATTTTTTTTATTTTAGGCATAATATTTAGCTAAAAATTTATAAAATTATAAAGTAAAAAGTTTAACAGTTGCGAGGGCCCCGCTCTCCGCGAAGGGCGAGACTGCCGCGCCGCGAGATTAATGGCAAATATAAAAAGGGATATGAATGCTGCCGCAATTTAATGAGTTCAAGGAATCTCTTCGGCAAAGATCGGCGGAAAATTCATATTCATTTTCATCTATTAAGTAAGGCTTCCCCCAGGGGTCTCTTACAATGTCCGGAAAACCTAAATTTTTAAAAGTCGCGGTAAGCCGGCTAATACATGTTGGAGAATTAAAGGCGGCATCATCATAGGGGGTGCAAGAACATTGCGTACAACCAGATCCGGTTACCCCCATCAATACCTTATTCTGTTCATCCCTTTTTACCTCTATGGCCGTGAGTATTTGTTTCAAATCGGCCCGGCAACGCGCCTCCTTCGCTTTCACTCTAGCCACATTCAGAGCGTAAACCGCCATTGACGACAAAAGACCGATAATAGAAATAACCACTAATAATTCTATAAGGGTAAAACCGTTTTTTTTCATACAAAGATTACCTAAAAGGGATTGCAGAGGCAGTATTGCTTGCTGCTGCTCTGGCTGCACCAATTCACTCCTGCCGGCCAAGGACGGCAGGAAGGCGGAATGCCAGTAGTCGTACTTGGAGCGGCTTCCAATATTGTCACTAAAAGCCCTCCAATGTTATTGCCCTTGCCATAATTATAATAACAATATGTCCCGTGTCCCGGGGTGCGCGGTATAAAAGCTAAAAAACCCTCGCTTACTAAATATCCCATAACTTGATCATATTGAGCTTGGTTGGGGCCGCCATCGCAGACTTCCTGACCCGAAACATAATTTGGAGGCATCTGTCCGTTCTTATCATAAAACATCTGTAAGGCATTAGAGATACTCCTAAAATCAGCCAATTTTTTCGCATCCCTGGCTTTCATCCTGGCGACATTCAAAGCGTAAACCGCCATTGACGACAAAAGACCGATAATGGCAATAACTACCAATAATTCTATAAGGGTAAAACCACTTTCTCTATTTAAATTAATATAACTTTTCATTAAAAACAAATGGCAATTGACCCCTTAATTGCCTAATTTTAGTGCGCAAAACGAGCATGAATAACCGCAAACATCACCGCCGGACGATCCGACTACTCCCGGGTGGCAATTATTCGCGGTTACTGGTTCTTCCGGCAACCATAAAATGCACGGTTTATTTTCCCATCCCGGCGCGTGGGTCACATGGCAAGATCTGGAGTATAAATAACCGTCAAAAATGGTATTGACTCGAACCGGGTCTGCCGGCGCTTTTATTATAGGGGAAAGAACGGCCTCAAGGGAATCCAGCCCCCTGAATCTACCTCCGAAACAGGTCTGGCTGGTATTTTTCCCCAAACATTTCAAATAAGACGCCGCATATACAAAAACGCCTCCAGTTGTATCCGGATAATGTCCGCCATTATTGTTCGCCGCTATATCCAAACTTTTATGCAGCTGCACAATATCCGCCTTCCTTCTCGCGTCCCTGGCTTTCACCCGGGTGACGTTCAAAGCGTAAACCGCCATTGACGCCAAAAGACCGATAATGGCAATAACCACCAATAATTCTATTAGAGTAAAACCCTTGGTTCTGCTATTTGGCCTGAAAAGCATATTTTAAAAAACTTCAATTTGATGACATAAAATAAAAAGCAAACTATAGTATTTCATATTCAACCGTTGCCGTTACTTTTATTTCACTGCTGCCGGCTTGAATTTCCGGCGCGGCGCCACCCATGCCCAAAGCTTCATCGGCTATCATCTTATAGCTTTCCCGATAGGCAATCGGCATATATCCGCTGCTTGATTCAGAAAAATTTATAATCCTTCCCAATTTAACTCCCGCTACCTTCGCCAAATTTTCAGCTTTGGCTTTAGCCGCCTCTATCGCTTTAATCCTGGCTTCCTGTTTTAAGCTTTCTTCGTCGTCAACTTCAAAAGACAAATTGCCGATTTGATTTAAGCCCAGGCCCCCGGCCGCGTCTAAAATCTGGCTTACTTTCTCCATCTCCCTCACCTTTATTTCAAGATTCTGGTTTACTTCGTATCCCCGGAAAAGTTGTATGCCCTTGCTCCAATCATACTGCGGATAAATGCTGTAATTTACCGTTTTTATGTCCTTGGCGTCAATTTTAAAATCATCTTTCAGTTTCTTTATAACCGCGTTCATTTTGTCGGTATTGTCTTTCTGCGCCTCTGCCACTGTTTTTTTCTCTATTCTGTACCCAAGCCAAATTTTTGCTATATCCGGCACGCCAATTACCTCCCCTTCTCCCGTAACCGTGATTGAATGCCTCTGTTCTTCGCTTACCCCGATATAATTATGGGCCTTGATCGCGTTCCAGGAAAGCATGGCCAAATAAATTGAGCCGATAGCCAAAAAAACTCCGGCAAGAATAGTAAGGATTTTGTTGGGAATCATAGAATTGAAATAATAAAATAATAAAATAATATAAAAAAACCGACTTAACTATTATTTTATTATTTTATATTATATTATTTTGTTATTTTACTAAGTCCGGGCATTTTCTCCCCGTTTAAAAAAGCCAAGGTCGCTCCTCCGCCCGTTGAAATCCAGTCCACATAGTCTTCCATCCCTGTCATTTTCAAAGCGGCAATAGTTTCTCCCCCGCCAACCACTCCAAACGCGCGGCCTCGGGAACGGGAAGCGATAACGCGGGCGATAGCCAAAGTGCCGTGCTTAAAATGTTCGTTCTCAAACATTCCCATTGGGCCGTTCCAGATGATAGTCTGGGCTTTCTTCAAAAACGAAGAATATAATCTTACGGTTTTTGGCCCGATATCCAGAATTGCTTCGTTTTTATTCACTCTAAAATCGTTTTTTACTTTGACCGGGCCGCGGCCGTCTTTTTTGCCGCTCACCACCACGTCAACTGGCAAAAGAATATTCTTTGCTTTTAAGCTCTTGGCCAAAGCCACGCTTTTTTTATCAGCTAACGACTTTCCTATTTCCATCCCCCGGGCCGCAAAAAAATTATTAGCCAAGGCTCCGCCGATTAAAACTTTAAAAGATTTTTGGCTTAATTTCCTGATAAACGAAATTTTAGTGCCAATTTTCGCTCCGCCGATAACGGCTATCAGCGGTTGTCTAGGATAAATGATTTTATTAAGGTTTTCCACTTCTTCGGCGAGAAGCAGGCCGGCGTAAGACGGCAGATATTTTTTTATGGCCGCCATTGAAGCATGCTTCCGATGGCTATTGGCAAAAGCGTCATTAACATAAATATCGGCCAAGCCAGCCAGCTCCTTGGCAAATTTTTTATCATTTTTTTCCTCGCCCTTGGCAAAACGCAAATTTTCCAGCATCAAAATCTCTCCCGGTTTCATCTTGCCCACGGCCGTACCGGCCGCCAGACCGGTACAATCATCCGAAAACCGCACTTTTTCATCAAGCAAACCGCCTAAATGCCTTGCCACTGGCGCCAGAGAGTATTTTTTTTCTCTTCTCCCGTCCGGCCGGCCAAGATGGCTGGCAATGATAATTTTGGCCCGATAACGCAGCAAAAAACGAATAGTTGGCAAACTTGCCATTATCTTATAATCATCCGCGACTTTGCCCTTTTCCACGGGAACATTAAAATCAGTCCGTAAAAATACCCTCTTTCCGACCAGTTTTTTCGCTTGCCTGATTGATTTTATTGAGTTCAACATGATTAGATTAGTTACTTAGTTAAGATGAAATATTAATACGAATTCTACTTTGCTTATCTTCACAAACTTTGAATTAATCCGAATGTTGCGAATTAGTATCCGGAGCATAATTCGCATGTGCCCTATTTGTAGCAGGGCTGCCGAAGGCAAAACAGGCATTCGGATTATGGCAGGAAGGTTTAAGTCCGTAGGAAGAATTCGGATTAAGGGATTATCTAAATGTTTAGAGCCGCGGGAAACCAATCCTACTTATTTTATCTCCGCCAGCGCCACCTCAACCTCAAATTTTTCTTCCGCTCGCATATAAACTATATTTGCTTTGTCGCCGGCCAGACGGCCTTGGATAATATCTGACAGGCTATTATTTTCATTGATTTCAATATTATCCACTTGGATTATAATATCCCCATCTTTCAAGCCGGCTAAAGCCGCCGGACTGTTTTTCACAACGCTTATACCGCTCGTTCCTTTGTAGATAAGAGCGCCTTTTTTGTGTTTATTGTCCTCTTTGGCCAAAAGGGATAAATCAAGATAATTAACGCCTAAACTCGGACGCTTTATTTCTTTGCTTTTCAGAAGGCTCCTGATAGCGGATTGGAAATGGCCAATCGGCCTTGCCTTTCCCCGGCTGTCTATCAGCCCGATAACCTTGCTGGTTAAATCAAACACCGCCGCTCCCTTTAAATTTTCTCCAAAAGTATTAGCCAAAATTAGCTCGCCCGGCAAATCATCGCTAAACTTTAACAAACTCTCCCGCTCGCCTCCGGCAACCGAAGTCAAAGTGCTTCCGGACCAGCCGACCGCTATTGCTAATTGTCCGCTTTCCGCTTTATTTTCCGCAAATTGCTGAACCGGGAAATCCCTCACCCCTTCCACGCGGATAAAAGAAAACGGCGTTAAAGTATCTCTTATGATCTGGTCAATTTTATATATTTGCCTTTCCTTGCTGATAGCGACATAATTATTAAAAATATTTTCATTGCTCAAATTTTCAGGCAAGGCATCGGTTATGATCCAGCCATCACTGGTGATAATCAGCCCCAAACCAAGCGCCTGGTTTAACTTGTAATAATTTTCCAAATCAAACCCCGATTCAGGATCATCCGATTTAATTTTTTTAAAAATACCAACCAAATTGCCTCTGGCGGAATTAATGGTTTCGGCTATCTTTACGTTTTGTTCCACCACCACTTTCCTTGCCCCCTGAATAACCAAATTTGACCCCGAATAATTTCCGTCAGAAAAACTGATGCCGCCAAAGAAAGGAATATTGTAAGAATCCCCAAATAAATAAGTCCGGGAAATTAATTCTCCGGCCAATCCGGCCAAAAGCCCTATTATCAAAACCAAAACCAGCAATATCGCTACCCCGTTTTTTTCTAATATTTTCTTTATTTTGTTTTTCATATTTTTGGCTATAAACTTAAATTTTTAACTCGCCTCACATCCATCTGGCTGTAAGGAGAACCAGCAAGGTACCCAAAAAACCAAAAATTAAATGATTTTTTACAACTTTACCGCTCAAAGAACCGGCCAAATAAGCAAGCGATAATCCGATCAATATATAATAGTAAATAGCCAGAATCAGCCCGGTTATATCGTGGCGCAAGGGCAGGAAAGACATGGCCCAGCCTACTTCAAATAAAATCACGCCGCTTATGAGAATAAAAGCAATGGCCGTTTTTATCTTGATTTTGTTCGCCCACATGATCTGATAAACCGCTAAAAAAATCACAACAAGCAGACAAGCCATCAACAGCCAAACCGGAATATTCAAAAATGATTGGAAGCCGTAAACGGCGGAGGCGGAAAAAAATACCATAAAAAAATTTCCTGCGGCAGAAATGCTTTTTATAGTATCGGTCCGGCAAAATTCGGGGCGGACTAAATAATAATAAATATAACGCAAATAAAAATAAATAAAACCAAAGGCGGAAAAAAATAAAAATTGGATAAGAAATTTATTCACAACCAAAGACGAATAGACAAAAATGCTTGACAAAAATCCAAGCGGAAGAATCGCCGCCCCAAGATAGGAGCCAAAAAATTTTTCGGTTTTGCCCGCTTTTACGAAAACTAAAACGGCGGCCAAAATCGCCAAGTTGGCGAGTAACAAGGAAACAAAAAATAAACTATGGCGAAAAACCACCGATTCTAGAAAAATTAAGACCAAAATCGGGACTAATAACACTAAAAGTCGGCTATATTTCATAATCCGGCAAACTCAATATAAATTTTTAATTTATCAAAGATATTGCCCGCCAGGGCCACAACGTCGATCCGCTCGAAGCCTCGCGAAAAATTCTTAAAGTATTGGGAATTATTCGTCCAGCCACTCATAATCAGCCATGGCCTGCTCAATAATTTGTTTGCTCTCCGCCCTTTCCTTTTCGCTGCCGCTTTCCAATTTATCAAAAGCCATAACTAAGCCAAAATGAAACCCTTTAAGGTCTGCCGGAACTTTCAACTCCAGCAGCCGATTCTTTAAATATCCGCTTTCCTCAAGCGAAATGTCCTCATCCGAAGATAGCCGCCAATATTCAGCCAAAACTTCATTCAGTCCGCCTTTATAGTCGTTAACCAGCTTCGCCTTTATTTCCTTAAGTTGATCGTCATTACCCGCTCTATCGCCATCAAGCGGCCGCGAGGTCAAAATCAAATACAAAGATAAAACTGCGATAACCGTCAACAAAATAACGAAAATTTTTAAATTTCTGGACATAAAATTATTTTTCATCTTTTTTGTCGTCTTTAAGCCCCTCAAATGCCCGCAATACCTCTAGCGGGACAGCGAAAATTATGGTGTTTGACTGATCTGATGACAAGTCGTTGATGGATTGCAAGGTCCTTAAATGCAAAGCGCCATCAGAACTGGAAAGCATCCGGGCGGCTTTTGACATATTTTCCGCCGCCGCCACTTCGCCTTCAGCCTTGATAATAACAGCCCGCTTTTCTCTTTCCGCTTCAGCCTGCTTGGCAATCACCCGCTCCATCTCTTCGGGCAAACTTACATCTTTCAATTCAACGTTATTTACCTTTAACCCCCACTCGTCCGTTTCCTTGTCAACTATCTCCCTAATCCTGTCCGCGATTTTATCCCGATTGGCCAATAATTCGTCCAAAGTGGCTTCGCCGACAATGTTGCGCATTGTAGTCTGGGCAAACTGGGAAATGGCGTACCGAAAATCTTCAACTTCAATTATGGCCTTTTCCGCGAAAGAGACCTTATAATAAATAACGGCATTAACCATAACCGAGACGTTATCTCTAGTAATGGCTTTTTGGTCTGGCACGTCAACGGCCTTAACCCGCATATCAACTTTTTTATAAGTCTGAAAAATCGGAATGACAATCCGCCAGCCCGGATTCATAATGCCCTGATACCGGCCCATGGTGAATCTAACTCCTCTTTCATATTGGTTGATTTGTTTCAAGCTAATAAGAATTATGAAAATTATAACCCCTAAAATAACATAAAATGTTTCCATATGTTTTTAGTTATAAACTTTATAAACTTTCTAACTTTCAATTATGATTGTCACCGGCCCGTCATTTACCAGGCTAACTTCCATCATGGCTCCAAATTCGCCGGTGGCTGTTTTTAGGCCGCTGTCCTTTATCTTGGCAACAAATTTTTCATAATACGGAATAGCTTTTTCGGGTCTGGCTGATTCTATAAAACTCGGCCGATTGCCCTTGGTCGTATCTCCATACAAAGTAAACTGCGAAACCACTAAAATTTCCCCATTCGCATCTTTTACTGATAAATTCATCTTATTGTCTTTGTCTCCAAAAATTCTTAGATTAATAATTTTAGCCGCCATTTTTTCGATCTTGTCTTCGCTGTCTGCCTGATGGACCGCTAACAAAATCAACAAACCTTGGCCGATCTGACCAACTATTTTATTATCAATTTTAACATTTGCGCTTTTAACCCGCTGAATTACAGCCCGCATGTCTTAAAAATTAATTTATTATGAAAACATACTGCCGTCAATCTCAACCCAATCATCCCGGCCTTCATCCCATTTATAAGCCGTCAAACGGCTTGTTTTCTCGTCTTCGCTATAAACATAATCCACTTTTGTCTCCGAACCAATTCGTCGCGAATAAGTCGTTTTTTTGTCTAAAACCACGGGTTTAGTAACAAATTCCAATTTCATTCTACCCAGAGGGCCGGTAAAAATTATAAAATCAATATCAACCCCGCCCCGCTCATCAGAATGCTCGCAGCCT is a window encoding:
- a CDS encoding phosphoglycerate kinase, which gives rise to MLNSIKSIRQAKKLVGKRVFLRTDFNVPVEKGKVADDYKIMASLPTIRFLLRYRAKIIIASHLGRPDGRREKKYSLAPVARHLGGLLDEKVRFSDDCTGLAAGTAVGKMKPGEILMLENLRFAKGEEKNDKKFAKELAGLADIYVNDAFANSHRKHASMAAIKKYLPSYAGLLLAEEVENLNKIIYPRQPLIAVIGGAKIGTKISFIRKLSQKSFKVLIGGALANNFFAARGMEIGKSLADKKSVALAKSLKAKNILLPVDVVVSGKKDGRGPVKVKNDFRVNKNEAILDIGPKTVRLYSSFLKKAQTIIWNGPMGMFENEHFKHGTLAIARVIASRSRGRAFGVVGGGETIAALKMTGMEDYVDWISTGGGATLAFLNGEKMPGLSKITK
- a CDS encoding SIMPL domain-containing protein (The SIMPL domain is named for its presence in mouse protein SIMPL (signalling molecule that associates with mouse pelle-like kinase). Bacterial member BP26, from Brucella, was shown to assemble into a channel-like structure, while YggE from E. coli has been associated with resistance to oxidative stress.), which gives rise to MIPNKILTILAGVFLAIGSIYLAMLSWNAIKAHNYIGVSEEQRHSITVTGEGEVIGVPDIAKIWLGYRIEKKTVAEAQKDNTDKMNAVIKKLKDDFKIDAKDIKTVNYSIYPQYDWSKGIQLFRGYEVNQNLEIKVREMEKVSQILDAAGGLGLNQIGNLSFEVDDEESLKQEARIKAIEAAKAKAENLAKVAGVKLGRIINFSESSSGYMPIAYRESYKMIADEALGMGGAAPEIQAGSSEIKVTATVEYEIL
- a CDS encoding SPFH domain-containing protein — translated: METFYVILGVIIFIILISLKQINQYERGVRFTMGRYQGIMNPGWRIVIPIFQTYKKVDMRVKAVDVPDQKAITRDNVSVMVNAVIYYKVSFAEKAIIEVEDFRYAISQFAQTTMRNIVGEATLDELLANRDKIADRIREIVDKETDEWGLKVNNVELKDVSLPEEMERVIAKQAEAEREKRAVIIKAEGEVAAAENMSKAARMLSSSDGALHLRTLQSINDLSSDQSNTIIFAVPLEVLRAFEGLKDDKKDEK
- a CDS encoding S1C family serine protease; this encodes MKNKIKKILEKNGVAILLVLVLIIGLLAGLAGELISRTYLFGDSYNIPFFGGISFSDGNYSGSNLVIQGARKVVVEQNVKIAETINSARGNLVGIFKKIKSDDPESGFDLENYYKLNQALGLGLIITSDGWIITDALPENLSNENIFNNYVAISKERQIYKIDQIIRDTLTPFSFIRVEGVRDFPVQQFAENKAESGQLAIAVGWSGSTLTSVAGGERESLLKFSDDLPGELILANTFGENLKGAAVFDLTSKVIGLIDSRGKARPIGHFQSAIRSLLKSKEIKRPSLGVNYLDLSLLAKEDNKHKKGALIYKGTSGISVVKNSPAALAGLKDGDIIIQVDNIEINENNSLSDIIQGRLAGDKANIVYMRAEEKFEVEVALAEIK
- the dtd gene encoding D-aminoacyl-tRNA deacylase, producing the protein MRAVIQRVKSANVKIDNKIVGQIGQGLLILLAVHQADSEDKIEKMAAKIINLRIFGDKDNKMNLSVKDANGEILVVSQFTLYGDTTKGNRPSFIESARPEKAIPYYEKFVAKIKDSGLKTATGEFGAMMEVSLVNDGPVTIIIES
- a CDS encoding type II secretion system protein, translated to MLFRPNSRTKGFTLIELLVVIAIIGLLASMAVYALNVTRVKARDARRKADIVQLHKSLDIAANNNGGHYPDTTGGVFVYAASYLKCLGKNTSQTCFGGRFRGLDSLEAVLSPIIKAPADPVRVNTIFDGYLYSRSCHVTHAPGWENKPCILWLPEEPVTANNCHPGVVGSSGGDVCGYSCSFCALKLGN